The following DNA comes from Saccharomyces mikatae IFO 1815 strain IFO1815 genome assembly, chromosome: 8.
TCTTCGCGGTAGGAAACAATGGTGGCAATATACCACCATTGtagtcatcatcatcctgACTATCGTCGTGCACTCCTCTCAACATACTCATCGGATCACTAGCCTCCTTCTCTATGATCTTGTGCATTTCTGTCTTGTAATCCTGCTGAAGCTCCTCATTCAATATCTCTAACGCAGGAATCTCAGTTCCCTTCTGCTTCATCTTGGGAAAAGCAATGCGGTCTCTGCATAGCAGCACTGAATCCCGGACCTCACACGACTCCAAGCACCACTCAATCAGTATTTCCCGCAGCTGGATATCTTCAGATATCCAGCGCGAGCAGTCATTGTTTATGCAACAATCCCATACACAACACTCTTGTCCCTTCTTGTCACGATCAATACGGTAACAAGATGTAATAATTGGAATTTCCCATTCGTTCTGGATGATGAGAGGGAATACTATCCTTGCGTCAAACTCAGTCTTTGGTTTGGGTACTAACGGGGAATGGCACACATTAATAAAGACCTTTCTTCCTTCCTGTAACTTGTCGGCACCATTACCTGATATTAGTTTTGTCTTTATGACAAAATCTGCGATGGGTTCGATCTTGGATACCGATCCGCCAGCAGACTCCACCGTCACGTATTTGCTCTCATCCCTCTGGCGGTGTTTAATTGGTCTCAGTAGGAAATCACTCATCACTTGAGGGTTGGCctgtttatttttgaactgttcttctttttcattttgtagATGGAAGTTTTCAAACAatcttctatttcttttatttctattgttttttcGATAcaggagaaaaagaaaagcttaAGATTGTCCATATATGGTGCTTTGCACAAACTCTACGATTTTGCAACAATTTCCAGGCCAGAAGGGCGCCTATGACTTCTCCAATCACCTTCCTATATGAACCCTTCTCTGGAAACGCTGTGACGCAGACCTATGACGCAGATTTAAAGTGCCCTAAATGTGGTGCCTTTTATACGATAAATTGTCCACTGCGAGAACAGAACATCTGGTCGTGTTTATTCTGCAATCGACTCAACCGAAAAGCTAGACCCTCGCTAGTGTCATCAAACACCTACACACTATCTTTTGTGAAGCAAAAAACGTTCGAGAGAAGAACAATTATAATTATTGACACTATCTGCGGCTCCCATGAACTGGATCATTTAGTTTCCACGCTATGTAATAGTTCCATCACAAACGAACAGGAGCTATTGTCATTGGTTAGTATTCATCAGTCAGGCCATGTTATTTTACACAACGGTGCGAGTCCCAAACATAATGCTGTGTTTTCAATAGATGAATTTATGACCAGATATAATCTTGATAAACTAAATACCAGTTACttcgagaaaaaaatgaaagaggGCAAACAAGAATTATACTGGTTTAATGGATCTGCTCACCgctctttaaaaaaattgataaagGAAATTTGCACAACTGCAGGCAAAGCCAAAATAAGTTCCAAAAGGGGCAAACGTTGTACCGGATTAGCGTTATTAGTTTCGTCGATCCTGGCATCTCATTGCAATTTTTCAGGTTACTGCCATATAGTTTCATTTCTGAGTGGTCCATGTACAAAAGGTGGTGGTAAAGTCGTGCCAAGGAAACGTGGCGAAAACATAAGACAAAACCACCACTTTGAATCTGAAAATCCACAACTGCAACTGTCCAAAAGTTCGCGAAAGTTTTATTGGAGAATGTTTGAGAAATTTGGAAAGCAAAATTTAATCTATGAGTTCTTTATAGGTTCACTGGATCAAATCGGCATACTGGAAATGGACCCATTAATAAACTCGTCAATGGCAATTTCTCAGTTTGATTCCTTCGATGATGAAAGATTCGaaagatcttttcaaaaatacttGGGGTTGCGTAACTACAATGCCGTTTATAACTGCCAATCAAAGGTAATAACggcaaagaaaacatttaTTGTAAATGACATTCTCAAATATAGCCTCAACCCTAAATATCTTTCTCTACCCGTGGAATTATCACTAGATCGCACTTCAACTGAAGTCCCCATGCAGTTTCAAACTACTTATGAAAACCAAAGCGAGAAGTATGTGAGAATTGAAACTTTGTTACTCCCGATGGCCAATAATTCATTCTGGattcaaaatgaaattgCATTCTcaatgaaaagaatggCTTCACATATAATCCATCGTTTCACTTACTCATCCAAGCATGCTAATGATTTGATGAAGGAATCGTTCATATTATCGAATCAAATCCGGGAAATAAACATAGACAGGGCCAAGCTTATAGAGTGgtattattatgtatatAAGTCACCAATACTATCGGTCAGGAACACCTCGCCCGATGAAAGatacttctttcttcatcaaatagTAAACACTAATAAAGACACATGCCTTTCTTTATGTAAACCATTTCTTTGGTGCTACAATGGCATAAAACACGACTGGATCGTATCGGATATCCCGCTGACAAGATCTCAGGTACttaaagatgatgaaacgACCTTTTGTATTGATGGTGGCTCATACTTTATTTTAAGGATGGGGAAGCTTTTCCAAAAGGAAGGTCGCGATTTCTGTTGCAAACTTTTAAATGATTTACAGAGGTTTCCTCAACCATTATATATCGAAACCAAAATTGGTGCTAGTCAAGACCGGTTcttgaaaagtaaaatcaTTCCTTTGGATGCTAATGACAAGAAACTTCTTGGTACAGAGGACATGTCATTCCAAGAGTTTTTCAACTTAGTGACCGAGTCCAATAGAGGTAGATAAGTACACACTAAATATTCTCGCTGCATTTTGCGACGCTTGTACTGgcgaaaacaaaaattaagaaaaaaaaacctttgaTACAACAAAGCAAAGTTCCTCTCGACAATAGAAAATACGAAGCAAGACTGGCGCGTCATTTCATCAAAGCTATAGCATCTCATCAAAAGTCGCTTGTTTATGACAATCCTTGTTTATTGAGTAGTAATATTATAGCATTACATAGAGTTTTCCATATGGAgagttttgaaaatttgagTATAGGAGACAGTTTCACTAGTGGAATGGAACAAGTTGATGATGAACTAGTAGGTCTTTCTGACCTAAGTATATCAAAGAATGGACCAACTCTGTCCCCACAACTTATTAACCGATTCATGCCTCATTTTCCCTCAAGTCCATCACCACTGCGAAATACATTGGATTTCGATACTATTAAAGGTGAcgaggaagaagatgacCTAATGGAGATAGATGAAGTTGATGATGCAGGTTTTCAAGATGAATACAATCAGAAACCTATCGAAAGTCCTGTTAATGCAATCGAGAAAGCTATAGTGGAAGAGATCGAGGCCACTCCGGAGGACCCAccaaaacaagaaaaaattgaaagtcAAGCCCAAGATGTGAAAGCTGTCGAAAATATTGTTTCACCTCACCATTCAACTGTCATAAAGGCATTATTGTCTCCAACTGATTTAGGTGTGGCCGCAGCTACTAAGGTCGAAGGCGTTGTAACATTGTCACCATCAGCTACTCAAGGAAGCAATAAAGTTTCCAAGAGCAACTCAGAAGGTGGGGACATAATCGAAAATGAAGAggttgaagatgaaatcaACTCATCAATTGGTTACAACAAGTCAAGCAAATACACAAATGCATTCGATTCCGAGATAATCAAAAGGGAACTAAGATCACGATCCAAATATCAACCTATCCAAGTTTCTTTCAATACACACAATTACTTCTATTCAGATGAAGACGGTGTCAAAACTTATTCTCTCACAAAACCAAAAGACAATAATATAGATGATTTTTATGACCAAAGCGAAGCTTTCAAATTACCCAAACCATGGTCACCTAATTCACATCCGGCATCAAGAGCGTCATATGCCTTGACGTCATATTTACAGTTATTTCTCAATGCGATCACTTCAGTAGTGATTTTTAGCTTTATACTCTCATTTATCATAGCGCTTCAAAAGGACTTGAAATCCACATGggaacaaagaaaacatgaaCTGCATTACGAATCCAAAATCTGCCAAGAGCAGTACATCACAAACCGTTGTAACCAAACGCCGGGCTTGCCGGCTCTGGATGAACAGTGTGCTATATGGAAACGCTGTATGGACAGAAACAACGATATCTTTTTCCGTGCAAGATCTACATTAAGTGCCAAGTTATTCGGAGACATTATCAACTCATTTATAGATCCATTAAACTGGAAAACGTTATTTGTCATCTTTTCTGGTGTCGTAACTTGGTGTTTCAGTTCGAATTTCTTACTAGGATTCGTAAGAGCCAAGAGCTACTATGGCGATGGCATTAAAAGATATCCATTGCCACCCTCACCGAAATCACCGACACCACAATCGCCTGTAGCAGCTTCTAGAGAAGACTCACGATTGCTCAAACAGTAGATCGTGCTATCTGAGATGGAAAACCATGCTTATCTATGCCATCGGACAGCTCGGGAAGCCAACTCCGAAGCCGACAAAATTTGTGTttgaatattatataagGGTGACTGAACACCTGACAGACACTCTTCTCCAAATGTATATCTATGGCAGGTATATAACAGCACAAGTAAGCCAGTGttatttatattatatacGACACAATTCGAGTCTAGAGCAACTATGTTATCCACTAGGGGCCTCAAATCTATATATTTCAAGAGATCTCTTTCACAATTGGGTCACATTAAGCCCCCCAagcatataaaaaatgaacctGTCAAGCCATTTAGAAACACAGACTTAAAAGACTGGGATTTACTCAGAGCTTCTCTaatgaaattcaaaagctcTTCTTTAGAGGTGCCATTAGTCATTAATGGGGAAAGAATCTACGACAATAATGAGAGAGCTTTGTTCCCACAGACTAACCCTGCAAACCATCAGCAGGTACTGGCAAACGTCACCCAAGCTACTGAAAAGGACGTGATGAGGGCAGTAAAAGCAGCTAAGGATGCCAAAGAAGATTGGTACAAGCTACCGTTTTACGACAGATctgctatttttttaaaagcCGCTGACTTGATCTCTACCAAGTATCGTTATGATATGTTGGCAGCTACCATGCTAGGGCAGGGAAAAAATGTGTATCAAGCAGAAATTGATTGTATCACGGAGTTATCCGATTTTTTCAGATACTATGTCAAGTACGCCTCAGATTTGTATGCTCAACAACCTGCAGAATCTGCAGATGGGACTTGGAATAAAGCTGAATACAGACCTTTAGAGGGATTTGTTTATGCTGTTTCACCATTCAACTTTACTGCTATTGCCGCAAATTTAATTGGTGCCCCAGCACTGATGGGTAATACTGTTGTGTGGAAACCGTCGCAGACAGCTGCTCTTTCAAACTATTTGTTGATGACTGTTTTGGAAGAAGCAGGATTGCCAAAGGGTGTTATTAATTTCATTCCAGGTGATCCAGTCCAAGTTACTAATCAAGTGCTAGCCGATAAAGATTTTGGAGCCTTGCATTTCACTGGTTCTACCAATGTGTTCAAGAGTTTGTATGGTAAAATACAAAGTGGTGTTGTTGAAGGGAAGTACAGAGATTACCCACGTATTATTGGCGAGACAGGTGGTAagaattttcatttagTGCACCAAAGTGCAAATATCTCACACGCAGTACTCTCTACTATTAGAGGGACTTTCGAATTCCAAGGTCAAAAGTGCTCAGCCGCTTCGAGGTTATATCTACCAAAGTCTAAGAGTGAGGAATTTTTATCTGACATGTTTGGCATTTTGCAATCGCAAAACGTTGTTCCAATGAATACTTCTGCAAGTCCGATATCAGGTGGGAACTTACGGGGATTCTTAGGTCCTGTGATCCATGAACAAAGTTTCGACAAATTAGTAAAGGTAATTGAAGATGCGAAGAAGGACCCAGAATTGGAAATTCTTTACGGTGGCCAATACGATAAGAGTCAAGGTTGGTTTATTGGGCCCACAATCATAAAAGCCAAGAGACCAGACCATCCATACATGTCAACGGAATTTTTTGGTCCTATTTTGACAGTTTACGAGTATCcagatgaagaattcaaCAAGATTTGCGATGTTATCGATAAGACCAGCCAATATGCTTTAACCGGTGCAATTTTCGCCAAAGACCGCAAGGCAATTGAATACGCGGATGAGAAATTGAAGTTTAGTGCTGGTAACTTTTACATTAATGATAAGTGTACTGGCGCCGTTGTCTCTCAGCAATGGTTTGGAGGCGCAAGAATGAGTGGTACCGACGATAAGGCTGGTGGGCCAAACATTTTAAGCAGATTCGTCAGTATTAGAAACACAAAGGAGAACTTTTACGAGTTGACCGATTTCAAATATCCATCGAACTATGAGTAGAAAACATAGCAGAATATAATGCGAATGTtatcattttatttataaaCTCATGTAAATGTTACACTATCAAAAGTAAGGTTTTAGTTATGTCATTAGGTTTTTCCAGTTCATTCACAATATTCATTTATATAAGTAAATAGTTTTAAAATATTCATCGAATCAGCTGCTTAAAATTCCCTTTCTACTGTCTTATCTTTGCACCATACTGCTTATTCACTGCGTGTTCTGATTTAGAATAAAAAGGCTCACGGTCCGGAACGCTGAACGTCAATTTACTGAATACATTTACAAGTTTAAGAATAGCCTAGCTACATTAAACGAGCGGTACcataaaacaaaagagTTAGCACTAATAACTAATGAGTTTACCTACAGCTAGATCAACAGCTAAATCAATTAACGCTCTCTCGTTATTTAATCGTTCGTTTAGTCAATCATTATCAAtactaaagaaaaaaggttcTATTCCTGCTGAAAGAGTCGAAGAGGATGAAGTCGACGTAAATGACCTGCTGAAGAAAGCAGAAGCTCAATTTAAGAAGACTTTAGAAACACAGAAACAGAAACTGAATGAAATAAAACAGGGAAATTTTAATCCCAAAGTATTCAATAGTTTAACATTTAGAAACAACCGAAAATTCACTGATATTGCTACCACATCCTTGAAAGGTAAGAATGCGCTTTTAATTACCGTATTCGATCCAAAGGATGTTAAAACTGTAATCAGCGGGGTGCTTGCAGCAAATCTGAATTTGACTCCCGAGAGAGTGCCAAATAATGATTTGCAATTGAAGGTTTCATTACCACCACCAACGACAGAATCCCGCTTAAAAGTAACTAAAGACTTAAAGAGAGTATTCGAGGAATACAAGCAATCCTCGCTAAAAGATTCATTAGGAACCATTAGAGGTAGTATTTTGAAGgaattcaaaagttttaaGAAAGATGATGCAGTTAGAAAAGCTGAGCGtgatttggaaaaactGCACAAAGATTACGTGGGCAAGCTACATGACCAATTTCAGCAAGTGGAGAAAAGTGTTACAAAATGAATGGCTTCATAAAGTAGTTTTTGGATGGATAAAAAATCATAAATCttgtatataaaaagttcatcatatataataataaatatcACGGAAACAATACATACGCTGTCTCAGATGATTAGCTAGCTTCTTTAGCTAAGGAAAGAAGCGACTTTATTCTTTGCCAGGTAGAATTTGTATAAGCACCTACGATAAAACTTTTTACAAAGTTCCAAGCTTTAGCATTGTTACGAATAGGATAGTCTAATGGTTTTGGAATTTGAGTAGAGACAAATGGCAAAGTGTCAAAACAAATACTTTTGGCATTACAGAGACCCAAAAGACCTTCTTCACCACCAAATTTACCATAACCTGAGCCATTTATACCACCGAATGGTAGTTGACAAACATAAAATGTAGCAAAATCGTTAATTGCTACGTTTCCAGTTTGTAGACTATTTGCAACGTAATTACACTCTTCGATATCTGAACCAAACACAGAGCCACCTAAACCAAATGGCGCAGAGTTAGCCAATTCAACACAGTGATCAGTGTTCTTAGCTTTCATCATAACTAAAATCGGACCAAACACTTCGTTTTGCgcaattttcatttctggAGTGACATCTACTAAAAGCGTTGGTTGGAAATAGTGACCTTGTGGATATTTTGGATGCTTAAAGCGGGAACCGCCATGAAGTAAACGGGCTCCCTTTGCAACGGCATCTTTGACCAAAGCTTCTAACTCATCGAATCTGTTATCGGATATCATTGCACCCATATCAACATTTTCCAAATGGTCAATATCAGACCCTTGACGCAGTGGGTTTGTTGTCATACGGTCATTCAATATTTTGACCAAACCATCATAATTTTCTCTACTGACGATAACTCTTTCAATACCGATACAGTTCTGACCAGATGATTGGAAAGTACCCCTCATAATAATCGAAGATAAGGCGTCTAAGTTCTTAGCCGAATCTAGCACAATAAAGGCGTCTTTACCACCAAGCTCTACGACAACCGGAGTCAGTGATTTAGCAGCACATTTTAGAATATAATGGGCTACGGGTTGACTGCCTATAAAAGTGATATGCTTGAAGCCAGGGTGAGAGGTAAAATAATTTGCGGAATCGTCCTTTTCAGTGGGAGGTAAACAGTAACACAATTGAACTAAATCCGGATCTTCATCACAAGCCTCTAGGCATTTACGGATCAACTCGACGAAAAATTCCGAAGACCAGACAACTTGTTCAGAACATTTTACTACAATTGCATTCCCGGTGAACAATGCTGCGATAATAGGACCTAACAGGTTGTGAAATGGATAGTTCCAAGAAACGATGGAGCTGATCACACCCAGAGGTTCATACCGAATTTCAGCGCCTTTGTACCACTTCATGAAAAAGTTAGTTGGACCTGGACGTCTCGAAGGTTGCAACGCTCTTTCACCATGCTTTATGGTCCATTGAATCTTTTCTAAAGTGACTAAGATTTCACCCATTGACGCATCTAACATTGTCTTCCCTGAATCTCTACACGCTACTCTTGCGATAAGATCTTGATTGTTTAAGATGTAATCGTGCAAAGAGGCAAGAACTCTTAATCTTCTTGAGAAATCAGAACGACCCCAGGTAGATTGAGCTTTCTTCGCCTTTGAGACCATTTCATCTATGTCAGTTTCTGTCTTTGATGGAAAAGAACCCAGATATTGACCTGTAGCGGGGCAATGACATTGAATACAGTTTGGTTCCTCAGGATTCAATATGTTAGTAGACACGGATCTTTTGCCCTTCCAGTTATTTTGAGCCGCCTCTGGTGCAGAGAGAGAAAAGTTGACTGGTCTGTAGGATGAAGAGTATTTTGTTGGAGCAAAGATTATCTTAACAAACACATAGAGAGTGAAAATTGAGGCTATCAGTGTTGTGATGCCTATAAGTTTCTGATTATCCTGGATAATTTGAGGTTGAGAACGCATTATAGCGTTTTGCTTCTCCAACcataaattgaagtaaGCCTGAAACGTGGAATTCAAATGATTGATCATGTCTGGATTCAAATAGACTTTGGACATGATTAATGAGGGTTAAATAAGAACAAAGGGAGAACTTAAAGTAACacgaaagaaaacaaaccTATTACTTTGCAAATACTATTATGGTTATATAGTAGTCTCATCGGCGTTTAATACTATTCGTtaataaaaagagaataacGACCATTCTCCCCTTTACACCGATATATAATAGCATATATTGAATATACATACTCGTTTAGCagagtgaaaaaaaaaaaaaaaaaaaaaaaaaggctgAATGGATAAAGCGAGTATCGTAAAAGCTGGATGCAATGTCAGTTTATacatttttattctattgatattatattataaaaGATATACGATTAGAAAACTAGAATGTAATGCAATATTACAAAGCATTGATATGGACTTCAGAGGAAGGCTTAATAACTGTCTCGATCAAAATCTTGACAACAtcatctttcttcttctctgCAATTTTCTTAATCTCAGCTAATTCACCCTGCACACCAGCTTCAGCATTCTTCTCCAATTCTCCAACACCACCGGCattcttttgttcaaactctttcaattccttatctttttgaatcttgTATGAATCGATTTCCTTGGCTGCATCAGTTTTGGCTTGCTTCAACTTATCTTGTCTGTACTTTCTGGCCTTTGATACTATTTCGTGGGCCTCTTTTTCAGCTTGTAGTAGGGTGGCAATTCCGTTCTTTTGCGACTAAAGAGATTATTATACCGTATGAGCAACAATGTAAGACAATACC
Coding sequences within:
- the PIH1 gene encoding Pih1p (similar to Saccharomyces cerevisiae PIH1 (YHR034C); ancestral locus Anc_5.317); amino-acid sequence: MSDFLLRPIKHRQRDESKYVTVESAGGSVSKIEPIADFVIKTKLISGNGADKLQEGRKVFINVCHSPLVPKPKTEFDARIVFPLIIQNEWEIPIITSCYRIDRDKKGQECCVWDCCINNDCSRWISEDIQLREILIEWCLESCEVRDSVLLCRDRIAFPKMKQKGTEIPALEILNEELQQDYKTEMHKIIEKEASDPMSMLRGVHDDSQDDDDYNGGILPPLFPTAKKTSGLKIVEIDKSEIARTKKKKTAAAQEQEDTPEYEVKMKRFNDMDYNLRILIENKAKNSKPDQFSPSYNLAENVLHINDKLSIPLPHDIVGSAADIKIFHIPKERKLYIYI
- the NEL1 gene encoding GTPase-activating protein NEL1 (similar to Saccharomyces cerevisiae YHR035W; ancestral locus Anc_5.312); the protein is MTSPITFLYEPFSGNAVTQTYDADLKCPKCGAFYTINCPLREQNIWSCLFCNRLNRKARPSLVSSNTYTLSFVKQKTFERRTIIIIDTICGSHELDHLVSTLCNSSITNEQELLSLVSIHQSGHVILHNGASPKHNAVFSIDEFMTRYNLDKLNTSYFEKKMKEGKQELYWFNGSAHRSLKKLIKEICTTAGKAKISSKRGKRCTGLALLVSSILASHCNFSGYCHIVSFLSGPCTKGGGKVVPRKRGENIRQNHHFESENPQLQLSKSSRKFYWRMFEKFGKQNLIYEFFIGSLDQIGILEMDPLINSSMAISQFDSFDDERFERSFQKYLGLRNYNAVYNCQSKVITAKKTFIVNDILKYSLNPKYLSLPVELSLDRTSTEVPMQFQTTYENQSEKYVRIETLLLPMANNSFWIQNEIAFSMKRMASHIIHRFTYSSKHANDLMKESFILSNQIREINIDRAKLIEWYYYVYKSPILSVRNTSPDERYFFLHQIVNTNKDTCLSLCKPFLWCYNGIKHDWIVSDIPLTRSQVLKDDETTFCIDGGSYFILRMGKLFQKEGRDFCCKLLNDLQRFPQPLYIETKIGASQDRFLKSKIIPLDANDKKLLGTEDMSFQEFFNLVTESNRGR
- the BRL1 gene encoding Brl1p (similar to Saccharomyces cerevisiae BRL1 (YHR036W); ancestral locus Anc_5.309), whose amino-acid sequence is MESFENLSIGDSFTSGMEQVDDELVGLSDLSISKNGPTLSPQLINRFMPHFPSSPSPLRNTLDFDTIKGDEEEDDLMEIDEVDDAGFQDEYNQKPIESPVNAIEKAIVEEIEATPEDPPKQEKIESQAQDVKAVENIVSPHHSTVIKALLSPTDLGVAAATKVEGVVTLSPSATQGSNKVSKSNSEGGDIIENEEVEDEINSSIGYNKSSKYTNAFDSEIIKRELRSRSKYQPIQVSFNTHNYFYSDEDGVKTYSLTKPKDNNIDDFYDQSEAFKLPKPWSPNSHPASRASYALTSYLQLFLNAITSVVIFSFILSFIIALQKDLKSTWEQRKHELHYESKICQEQYITNRCNQTPGLPALDEQCAIWKRCMDRNNDIFFRARSTLSAKLFGDIINSFIDPLNWKTLFVIFSGVVTWCFSSNFLLGFVRAKSYYGDGIKRYPLPPSPKSPTPQSPVAASREDSRLLKQ
- the PUT2 gene encoding 1-pyrroline-5-carboxylate dehydrogenase (similar to Saccharomyces cerevisiae PUT2 (YHR037W); ancestral locus Anc_5.308) — its product is MLSTRGLKSIYFKRSLSQLGHIKPPKHIKNEPVKPFRNTDLKDWDLLRASLMKFKSSSLEVPLVINGERIYDNNERALFPQTNPANHQQVLANVTQATEKDVMRAVKAAKDAKEDWYKLPFYDRSAIFLKAADLISTKYRYDMLAATMLGQGKNVYQAEIDCITELSDFFRYYVKYASDLYAQQPAESADGTWNKAEYRPLEGFVYAVSPFNFTAIAANLIGAPALMGNTVVWKPSQTAALSNYLLMTVLEEAGLPKGVINFIPGDPVQVTNQVLADKDFGALHFTGSTNVFKSLYGKIQSGVVEGKYRDYPRIIGETGGKNFHLVHQSANISHAVLSTIRGTFEFQGQKCSAASRLYLPKSKSEEFLSDMFGILQSQNVVPMNTSASPISGGNLRGFLGPVIHEQSFDKLVKVIEDAKKDPELEILYGGQYDKSQGWFIGPTIIKAKRPDHPYMSTEFFGPILTVYEYPDEEFNKICDVIDKTSQYALTGAIFAKDRKAIEYADEKLKFSAGNFYINDKCTGAVVSQQWFGGARMSGTDDKAGGPNILSRFVSIRNTKENFYELTDFKYPSNYE
- the RRF1 gene encoding Rrf1p (similar to Saccharomyces cerevisiae RRF1 (YHR038W); ancestral locus Anc_5.306) encodes the protein MSLPTARSTAKSINALSLFNRSFSQSLSILKKKGSIPAERVEEDEVDVNDLLKKAEAQFKKTLETQKQKLNEIKQGNFNPKVFNSLTFRNNRKFTDIATTSLKGKNALLITVFDPKDVKTVISGVLAANLNLTPERVPNNDLQLKVSLPPPTTESRLKVTKDLKRVFEEYKQSSLKDSLGTIRGSILKEFKSFKKDDAVRKAERDLEKLHKDYVGKLHDQFQQVEKSVTK
- the MSC7 gene encoding meiotic recombination directing protein (similar to Saccharomyces cerevisiae MSC7 (YHR039C); ancestral locus Anc_5.305) yields the protein MSKVYLNPDMINHLNSTFQAYFNLWLEKQNAIMRSQPQIIQDNQKLIGITTLIASIFTLYVFVKIIFAPTKYSSSYRPVNFSLSAPEAAQNNWKGKRSVSTNILNPEEPNCIQCHCPATGQYLGSFPSKTETDIDEMVSKAKKAQSTWGRSDFSRRLRVLASLHDYILNNQDLIARVACRDSGKTMLDASMGEILVTLEKIQWTIKHGERALQPSRRPGPTNFFMKWYKGAEIRYEPLGVISSIVSWNYPFHNLLGPIIAALFTGNAIVVKCSEQVVWSSEFFVELIRKCLEACDEDPDLVQLCYCLPPTEKDDSANYFTSHPGFKHITFIGSQPVAHYILKCAAKSLTPVVVELGGKDAFIVLDSAKNLDALSSIIMRGTFQSSGQNCIGIERVIVSRENYDGLVKILNDRMTTNPLRQGSDIDHLENVDMGAMISDNRFDELEALVKDAVAKGARLLHGGSRFKHPKYPQGHYFQPTLLVDVTPEMKIAQNEVFGPILVMMKAKNTDHCVELANSAPFGLGGSVFGSDIEECNYVANSLQTGNVAINDFATFYVCQLPFGGINGSGYGKFGGEEGLLGLCNAKSICFDTLPFVSTQIPKPLDYPIRNNAKAWNFVKSFIVGAYTNSTWQRIKSLLSLAKEAS
- the VMA10 gene encoding H(+)-transporting V1 sector ATPase subunit G (similar to Saccharomyces cerevisiae VMA10 (YHR039C-A); ancestral locus Anc_5.304); its protein translation is MSQKNGIATLLQAEKEAHEIVSKARKYRQDKLKQAKTDAAKEIDSYKIQKDKELKEFEQKNAGGVGELEKNAEAGVQGELAEIKKIAEKKKDDVVKILIETVIKPSSEVHINAL